A segment of the Pseudomonadota bacterium genome:
GTGAACAACGTCGTCACCTACGTGGTGATGGTGCGAACGAAGAACCCGGACCTGCTGCTCAAGCCCGGGATGACGGCTACCGTGAGCATCGACGTGGAGACCCGCAAGGACGTGCTGCTGGTGCCCAACGCCGCGATCCGTTTCAAGCCTGGCGGAAGAGGGGACGAAGAGAAGCGCGACAAGGCCAGCGCAGCCCCCAGCGACGCACCGGGTGGCGCACCCACCGACGGAAAGAAGAACGGCGGACATTCCCGCAAGCAGGAAGACAGCCCGACGCTCCCCCCGGGCCGGATCGACACAAACATCTCGACGCGGCCGCAGAAGGTGTGGGTGCAAGACCCCGGCGATTCGACCCGCCTCGAGCCGCGCAAGGTGTTTCTCGGCATCACCGATGGTCAGAGCACCGAGGTGATGCGCGGCGACCTGAAGGAGGGCGACAAGGTGATCACCGGGTCGAACGAGCAGGGCGGCGACAGCAGCAAGGGCAAGAGCTCGAGCCGAATGCGGTTCTTCTGATGCCGGGCGAGACGGTCATCGAGGCTCGCGGGCTGACGCGGGTGTACCACACCGGCGAGGTGGAGGTGCGCGCCCTGCGCGGCGTCGACATCGTGGTCGAACGAGGTGACTTCGTGGCCATCATGGGGCCGTCGGGGTCTGGCAAGTCGACCACCATGAACATCCTGGGGTGCCTCGACCGCCCGACGGGGGGCAGCTACGTGCTCGATGGCGTCGAGGTCTCATCGCTGTCGCGCGACGACCTGGCCGGCATCCGCAACCGCAAGATCGGATTCGTGTTTCAAGGGTTCAACCTGCTGGCGCGCACCTCGGCCCTCGAGAACGTGGAGCTGCCCATGCTCTATGCCGGTGAGGCCTCCGCACGCGAGCGGGTGGAACGTGCCACCGCCGCGCTCACGGCCGTGGGGCTGGGAAAGCGCACCCACCACGTGCCCACCCAGATGTCCGGCGGCGAGCAGCAGCGCGTGGCCATCGCGCGCGCGCTGGTGAACCGCCCGGCCATACTGCTGGCCGACGAGCCCACCGGCAACCTCGACAGCCGCACCTCGGTCGAGGTCATGCGCATCCTTCAAGACCTCAACGAGCGAGAAGCGCTCACCATCATCCTCGTCACCCACGAACCCGACATCGCCCAGTACGCCCGCCGGATCATCACGTTCCGGGATGGGCGCATCCGCTCAGACGTGGCGGTGACCAACCGCGTCAGCGCCGCAGCCACACTCGAGACCATGAGCCTCGAGGTCGACGCATGAACCGCGCTGCGTGCGCTCGTGCGCAACCGCCTGCGCACCTTCCTCACCATGCTGGGCATCATCATCGGCGTGGCCACCGTCATCAGCATGCTCGCCATCGGCACGGGGGCGCGCACCTCGGTTGAATCAACCATCAACAGCCTGGGCACCAACATGCTTTTCGTCTCTCCTGGCTCGGTGACCCAGGGCGGCGTGCGCAGCGGCGCGTACGGTCGCAGCACCCTCACGGCCGATGACGTGGGCGCCATGGCCAAGGAGTGCCCATCGGTGCTGGCCGCGGTGCCTATGACGAGCAACGGTGCCCAGATCGTCTATGCGAACCAGAACTGGCAGACCCAGGTGAGCGGCGCGGGCGTCGATTACCCCATCGTGCGCAACTGGCCCTTGGCCAAGGGGCGCTTCTTTCTCGAAGACGAGGTGCGGTCTGGTGCCAAGGTCGCCGTACTCGGCCAGGTCGTGGTCGACCAGCTCTTCGGCAGCGAGGACCCCATCGACCGCACCATCCGCGTACGCAACGTGCCCGTGCGGGTGGTGGGTGTGCTGACAGAAAAAGGCGACACCGCCATGGGCAACAGCCAGGACGACACCGTACTGGTTCCCTATACCACGGCCATGAAACGCCTCTTCCACCTGCAGTTCCTGCGCTACGCCATGGTGAGCGCGCGCTCGAAAGATCTGGTCGAGAAGGCGAAGAGCGAGATCTCCGCGCTCATGCGCCAGCGCCATCGCATCGGACCTGGCGAGGAAGACGACGTCAGCATCCGGACCCAGGCTGAGTTCGCGCAGACCGCCGCGGCCTCTGCGCGCATCTTCACCATGCTGCTCGGCGGCATCGCTTCGGTATCGCTGCTCGTGGGCGGCATCGGCATCATGAACATCATGCTGGTATCGGTGACCGAGCGCATCCGCGAGATCGGCATCCGCATGGCGCTGGGCGCGCGCAGCCAGGACATCCTGCTGCAGTTCCTGGTCGAATCGATGATGCTCTCGCTCCTGGGTGGAACCCTTGGCATCATGCTCGGGTACGGCATCTCGAAGGGAGCCGCGCGCTTCTCGGAATGGCCGCTCATGGTGTCGACCGAGTCCGTTGTGATTGCGTTCGGGTTCTCAGCGGTGGTGGGCGTCTTCTTCGGGCTCTATCCCGCGTTCAAGGCGTCGCGCCTCGACCCCATCGAAGCGCTGCGCCACGAGTAGCCGCGCGCGTCTTCCTCCGCCCGCCCCCGGGCCGACGGAAATGAAAAGGGCCTCGACGAGCGAGGCCGCAGAAATGAGACCGAACGTATCGAGAGGGACCGACTACCGAGACGGCCCGAAGCCGTCTGACTCGAGGGTGTTGTTCGCGACCAGAAGACCGCGA
Coding sequences within it:
- a CDS encoding ABC transporter ATP-binding protein, which encodes MPGETVIEARGLTRVYHTGEVEVRALRGVDIVVERGDFVAIMGPSGSGKSTTMNILGCLDRPTGGSYVLDGVEVSSLSRDDLAGIRNRKIGFVFQGFNLLARTSALENVELPMLYAGEASARERVERATAALTAVGLGKRTHHVPTQMSGGEQQRVAIARALVNRPAILLADEPTGNLDSRTSVEVMRILQDLNEREALTIILVTHEPDIAQYARRIITFRDGRIRSDVAVTNRVSAAATLETMSLEVDA
- a CDS encoding FtsX-like permease family protein produces the protein MLGIIIGVATVISMLAIGTGARTSVESTINSLGTNMLFVSPGSVTQGGVRSGAYGRSTLTADDVGAMAKECPSVLAAVPMTSNGAQIVYANQNWQTQVSGAGVDYPIVRNWPLAKGRFFLEDEVRSGAKVAVLGQVVVDQLFGSEDPIDRTIRVRNVPVRVVGVLTEKGDTAMGNSQDDTVLVPYTTAMKRLFHLQFLRYAMVSARSKDLVEKAKSEISALMRQRHRIGPGEEDDVSIRTQAEFAQTAAASARIFTMLLGGIASVSLLVGGIGIMNIMLVSVTERIREIGIRMALGARSQDILLQFLVESMMLSLLGGTLGIMLGYGISKGAARFSEWPLMVSTESVVIAFGFSAVVGVFFGLYPAFKASRLDPIEALRHE